Proteins encoded in a region of the Panicum hallii strain FIL2 chromosome 3, PHallii_v3.1, whole genome shotgun sequence genome:
- the LOC112885401 gene encoding uncharacterized protein LOC112885401, whose product MANKPSARAAWEDLRIANLGIERVRRAKVHTLRREFNSLSFKDGETIDDFSVRINGVVQQLRTLGDEIDKTLLDMEEVPVEDLVSRLKVTEEQQGLTGGGASLTQLNLMEDELVAWLSRKMQINTDKGKKEHWARECLKQKHDGQVLAAQVKEEQKPMLLLKEKSDGDTTRWILNTGATNHMMSARSAFAELNSRVRRAIRFEDGSTIDIKGRGTVLVKCKIGKHQKLTGVYHIPSLMANIISLGQLEEEGFKILLEKGALKIWDPERRLMAVVPRGMSRTH is encoded by the exons ATGGCGAACAAGCCCAGTGCAAGGGCAGCATGGGAGGACCTCAGGATAGCCAATCTCGGCATCGAGAGGGTGCGCCGAGCCAAGGTGCACACGCTTCGTAGGGAATTCAACTCCCTGTCATTCAAGGATGGTGAGACAATCGACGACTTCTCCGTTCGCATCAACGGGGTGGTGCAGCAACTGAGAACTCTCGGCGACGAGATCGACAAG ACTCTCCTCGACATGGAGGAAGTCCCGGTTGAAGACCTGGTCAGCCGCCTCAAGGTCACAGAGGAGCAGCAGGGGCTCACCGGTGGCGGTGCTAGCCTCACGCAGCTGAATCTCATGGAGGATGAGCTGGTGGCATGGCTATCAAGGAAGATGCAGATCAACACCGACAAGGG CAAGAAGGAACATTGGGCCCGTGAGTGCCTAAAGCAGAAACATGATGGGCAGGTGCTTGCAGCCCAAGTCAAAGAAGAGCAGAAGCCCATGTTGCTG CTCAAGGAGAAGAGCGACGGTGACACCACAAGATGGATCCTCAACACGGGCGCGACGAACCATATGATGAGTGCCAGATCTGCTTTCGCGGAACTCAATTCGAGGGTCCGCAGAGCCATTCGCTTCGAGGATGGATCCACCATTGACATCAAGGGCCGCGGGACGGTACTGGTCAAGTGCAAGATTGGCAAGCACCAGAAGCTCACTGGGGTGTACCACATCCCTAGCCTGATGGCGAACATCATCAGCCTGGGCCAGCTGGAGGAAGAAGGCTTCAAGATCCTGCTGGAGAAGGGCGCGTTGAAGATTTGGGATCCGGAGCGGCGGCTCATGGCGGTGGTGCCACGCGGGATGAGCCGCACACACTGA